A segment of the Ailuropoda melanoleuca isolate Jingjing unplaced genomic scaffold, ASM200744v2 unplaced-scaffold9802, whole genome shotgun sequence genome:
GCAGGCGTGGCCAGATGTGGGCCCCCTTCTGTGGAGTCTCAGGGCTGCGTGGTCTTGCTGTGAGCCTTTGGCCTCAGGGCCGCGGTGGgtgggccccaggccctggcagggGAAATAGCAGCCCCCTGAGAGGCCAAGGAGGGGACTGCCCAGCCTGGACTGGTGGGGACCTCAGAGTCTGACCCAGCCCTCCTGTGCTcactgggggcctggggctgtgCTTGCAGTCTGCACCCTGAGgtgcctcctctttccctcctctagGGGCTTCAAGAACTGGGAGCCGAGGCCTCAGTCTGAGGCAGGATTCCCTAAGGTCAGAGCAGAGGAGGTGCAGGCAAGTGCCAGTGGTCGAGGTGAGGTCCATGCTCTGCGTGTGGAGCCAGGGGTTCTCCCATCCCACCACAGAGGGGACCCCTCAGCACCCAAGCTGACACAGCCCACTGTCAGCTTTAGGACCTCGGGCCTCTCCTGGCTGGGCTGCACCCTGAGGAGCCATCCCACATCTTTCTTCAGGTTCAGCGCTGCACAGACGCCATGCCCCTGGGTCAGAGGAGTGagctctggaagctggaggaAGACCCAGTACCAGCCCAGAGCCTTGTGGAGGCACAGCTGtccggggctggggaggaggggggcccATCTCCTCCCTCNNNNNNNNNcctcttctttttcctcctcttcctcctcccctgcctcctcctcctgctctgccctAATCCTGATCCCCCTaggggaggagtctgcttctgggTCCCTGAGTCCTCCTCAGAGTCCTCCTCAGAGCTCGCTGagtgcctgcccctcccccactgccctggCAGCCACTGCATGGGGCCAGCCTGACCATGGCTCCAGCAGCCCAGATGAGGAGGGGTCGAGCGGCTTGGAGGAGCCCGAGGAagcccagcccctgctccaggATACACTCCAGCAGAAGGAGGCTGACCTGGTGGCGTTCCTGCTGCTCAAGTATCGCACCCAGCAGCCCACCAGCCAGGCAGAGATGCTGGAGGTGGTCGGCAACGACTACCAGGACGCCTTCCCCGTGATCTTCGGCCAAGCGTCCGAGTGCATGCGTCTGGTCTTTGGCGTGGATGTGAAGGAGGTGGACCCCAGCGACCACTCCTACGTCCTGGTCACCGTCCTGGGCCTCACGTGCGGTGGGATGCCGAGCGGTGAGCAGGGCATGCCCAAGACCAGCCTCCTGGTGCTGCTTCTGGGGGTGATCCTCCTGGAGGATGACTGTGCCCCTGAGGAGGAGGTGTGGGAAACGCTGGGGGTCATGGGAGTGTATGCTGGCAGGGAGCACATTATCTATGGGGAGCCCAGGGAGCTCCTCACCAAGGTCTGGGTGCAGGAAGGATACCTGGAGCGCCAGCAGGTGCCCGGCAGCGACCCTGCCCTCTACGAGTTCCTGTGGGGTCCCAGGGCCTATGCTGAAACCAGCAAGTTCCAAGTGCTGGAGTATTTGCTCCGGGTCAATAGCAGGTAGCCGAGTTCCTCCCTGGCCCTGTCTGAAGAGGCTGTGAGCGATGAGGAAGAGGGGTCCTGAGCCCCAGGGGTGGCCAGGCCCTTTCCAGGCTTTGGTGGGGCCAGCAGCTTCTCCTGCAGGATGCTGGGTGGGAAGTGAGGCTGCTTGCTGGTTCTTTcctgttagtgtgtgtgtgtgtgtgtgtgtgtgtgtgtgaagagacaGCCCTGGGCGTTCTAAGGAGTGCAGGGCCAGGGAGGGTTGGGGGANATACCTGGAGCGCCAGCAGGTGCCCGGCAGCGACCCTGCCCTCTACGAGTTCCTGTGGGGTCCCAGGGCCTATGCTGAAACCAGCAAGTTCCAAGTGCTGGAGTATTTGCTGCAGGTCAATCGCAGGCAGCAGCCTTCCTCCCTGGCCCTGTGTGAAGTCTCTGAGCAATGAGGAAGAGGGGGCCTGAGGCCCAGGGGTGGCCAGGCCCTTTCCAGGCTTTGGTGGGGCCCGCAGCTTCTCCTGCGGGATGCTGGGCAGGAAGTGAGGCTGCTTGCTGGTTCTTTcctgttagtgtgtgtgtgtgtgtgtgtgtgtgtgtgtgaagagacaGCCCTGGGCGTTCTA
Coding sequences within it:
- the LOC109488754 gene encoding LOW QUALITY PROTEIN: melanoma-associated antigen 9 (The sequence of the model RefSeq protein was modified relative to this genomic sequence to represent the inferred CDS: substituted 1 base at 1 genomic stop codon); translation: GFKNWEPRPQSEAGFPKVRAEEVQASASGRGEESASGSLSPPQSPPQSSLSACPSPTALAATAWGQPDHGSSSPDEEGSSGLEEPEEAQPLLQDTLQQKEADLVAFLLLKYRTQQPTSQAEMLEVVGNDYQDAFPVIFGQASECMRLVFGVDVKEVDPSDHSYVLVTVLGLTCGGMPSGEQGMPKTSLLVLLLGVILLEDDCAPEEEVWETLGVMGVYAGREHIIYGEPRELLTKVWVQEGYLERQQVPGSDPALYEFLWGPRAYAETSKFQVLEYLLRVNSRXPSSSLALSEEAVSDEEEGS